A portion of the Gigantopelta aegis isolate Gae_Host chromosome 10, Gae_host_genome, whole genome shotgun sequence genome contains these proteins:
- the LOC121383760 gene encoding uncharacterized protein LOC121383760, which produces MAKSNSISIDGTLKRVHTEVSDSSSSDEESTTLNVKKSRVISSKIWPRFLVIGSSDDEALKKLSPFAIQKGLEGLAGEPKSVKKLRSGSLLVECSTESHSRNLLKSKHLCNISIKVSPHTSLNSCKGVVQSRDLEGVSEDEICENLFSQGVTSVKQIKVRRNNELVSTNTLILTFNMPTLPNSVKAVYLNIPVVPYIPNPLRCFKCQRFGHGQNTCCNKLTCARCGQFDHDSKACQNDIACTNCKGKHFVYSRECPKWKVEKEVQHVKVEKYLSFTEARKVVEASTPPAAGKSYAAAVKVSTTSIAIQTDLTWPNGKDKLKKISNIEKVQKQTTKAANKHVSKSSQVSLDSTNPSRGSSSGEPGPSKPPP; this is translated from the coding sequence ATGGCTAAAAGCAATTCAATCTCAattgatgggaccctgaaaagggtccacaccgaagtttcggactCTTCATCATCGGATGAAGAGTCTACGACATTAAATGTAAAGAAATCCAGAGTGATTTCCTCAAAAATCTGGCCAAGGTTTCTTGTCATTGGGTCTTCTGATGATGAGGCCTTGAAGAAATTGTCGCCTTTTGCGATTCAAAAAGGGCTCGAAGGCTTGGCCGGCGAGCCCAAAAGTGTTAAGAAATTAAGGAGTGGCTCATTGTTGGTCGAATGCTCAACAGAGAGTCATTCCAGAAATCTTCTTAAATCAAAACATCTCTGTAATATTTCCATCAAAGTCAGTCCTCACACCAGTCTTAATTCCTGTAAAGGAGTAGTTCAGTCTAGGGATTTGGAAGGAGTTAGTGAGGATGAGATTTGCGAAAATCTCTTCTCACAAGGTGTCACATCAGTCAAGCAGATTAAAGTCCGTCGGAACAATGAACTGGTTTCGACGAACACCTTAATCCTCACATTCAATATGCCAACCCTTCCAAATTCTGTCAAAGcagtttatttaaatatacctGTCGTGCCGTATATTCCTAACCCTTTACGATGTTTCAAATGCCAAAGATTTGGACATGGACAAAATACATGCTGTAACAAattgacatgtgctcgttgtggtcaatttgaccatgacagcaaggcATGTCAAAATGATATAGCATGTACCAACTGTAAAGGGAAACACTTTGTGTACTCGCGAGAGTGCCCAAAGTGGAAAGTGGAAAAAGAGGTACAACATGTGAAAGTTGAAAAATACCTCTCTTTCACAGAGGCTAGAAAGGTTGTAGAAGCATCAACACCTCCAGCAGCTGGTAAATCGTATGCCGCTGCTGTGAAGGTATCTACAACCAGTATAGCCATTCAGACTGACCTTACATGGCCTAATGGTAAGGATAAACTTAAGAAGATTTCTAATATTGAAAAAGTTCAAAAGCAAACTACAAAAGCTGCTAACAAACATGTTTCCAAATCATCCCAGGTGTCTTTGGATTCTACAAATCCATCAAGAGGCTCATCTTCTGGGGAGCCAGGTCCCAGTAAGCCTCCGCCATGA